The DNA sequence GCCAGCGGCACTACGACGTCCAGATCATGGGCGGCGCCGCCCTCCACATGGGCTACGTGGCCGAGATGAAGACCGGTGAGGGCAAGACGCTCGTCGGCACCCTGCCCGCGTATCTGAACGCGCTGTCCGGCGAGGGCGTCCACATCATCACGGTCAACGACTACCTGGCCGAGCGCGACTCCGAGATGATGGGCCGCGTCCACCGCTTCCTCGGCCTGGACGTCGGCTGCATCCTCGCCAACATGACGCCGGCCCAGCGCCGCGAGCAGTACGCCTGCGACATCACCTACGGCACGAACAACGAGTTCGGCTTCGACTACCTGCGCGACAACATGGCGTGGTCCAAGGAGGAGCTGGTCCAGCGCGGCCACAACTTCGCCATCGTCGACGAGGTCGACTCCATCCTCATCGACGAGGCCCGTACGCCGCTGATCATCTCCGGCCCGGCCGACCAGGCCACCAAGTGGTACGGCGACTTCGCCAAGCTGGTCAAGCGCCTCAAGCGCGGCGAGGCCGGCAACCCGCTCAAGGGCATCGAGGAGACCGGCGACTACGACGTCGACGAGAAGAAGCGCACGGTCGCGATCCACGAGTCCGGCGTCGCCAAGGTCGAGGACTGGCTGGGCATCGACAACCTGTACGAGTCGGTGAACACCCCGCTCGTGGGCTACCTGAACAACGCCATCAAGGCCAAGGAGCTCTTCAAGCGCGACAAGGACTACGTCATCATCGACGACGAAGTCATGATCGTGGACGAGCACACCGGCCGTATCCTCGCCGGACGCCGTTACAACGAGGGCATGCACCAGGCCATCGAGGCGAAGGAAGCGGTGCCGATCAAGGACGAGAACCAGACGCTCGCCACGATCACGCTGCAGAACTTCTTCCGCCTCTACAAGCGCCACGACCACGACGGCAAGGAGATGCCGGGTCTGTGCGGCATGACCGGTACGGCGATGACCGAGGCCGCCGAGTTCCACCAGATCTACAAGCTCGGCGTGGTGCCGATCCCGACCAACCGGCCGATGGTCCGCAAGGACCAGTCGGACCTGATCTACCGCACCGAGGTCGCCAAGTTCGAGGCGGTCGTCGACGACATCGAGGAGAAGCACCGCAAGGGCCAGCCGATCCTCGTCGGCACGACCTCCGTCGAGAAGTCCGAGTACCTGTCGCAGCAGCTCAGCAAGCGGGGCATCCAGCACGAGGTGCTGAACGCCAAGCAGCACGACCGTGAGGCGCAGATCGTCGCCCAGGCCGGCCGCAAGGGCAGCGTCACCGTGGCCACCAACATGGCCGGCCGCGGTACGGACATCAAGCTCGGCGGCAACCCGGAGGACCTCGCCGAGGCGGAGCTGCGCCAGCGGGGCCTCGACCCCGAGGAGCACATCGAGGAGTGGGCGCACGCCCTGCCCGACGCGCTCAAGCGGGCCGAGCAGGCCGTCAAGGCCGAGAAGGAGGAGGTCGAGAAGATCGGCGGCCTCTACGTCCTCGGCACCGAGCGGCACGAGTCGCGGCGCATCGACAACCAGCTGCGCGGTCGTTCCGGCCGTCAGGGCGACCCG is a window from the Streptomyces capillispiralis genome containing:
- the secA gene encoding preprotein translocase subunit SecA codes for the protein MSVLSKIMRAGEGKILRKLHRIADQVNSIEEDFEGLSDAELRALTDEYKQRYADGESLDDLLPEAFATVREAAKRVLGQRHYDVQIMGGAALHMGYVAEMKTGEGKTLVGTLPAYLNALSGEGVHIITVNDYLAERDSEMMGRVHRFLGLDVGCILANMTPAQRREQYACDITYGTNNEFGFDYLRDNMAWSKEELVQRGHNFAIVDEVDSILIDEARTPLIISGPADQATKWYGDFAKLVKRLKRGEAGNPLKGIEETGDYDVDEKKRTVAIHESGVAKVEDWLGIDNLYESVNTPLVGYLNNAIKAKELFKRDKDYVIIDDEVMIVDEHTGRILAGRRYNEGMHQAIEAKEAVPIKDENQTLATITLQNFFRLYKRHDHDGKEMPGLCGMTGTAMTEAAEFHQIYKLGVVPIPTNRPMVRKDQSDLIYRTEVAKFEAVVDDIEEKHRKGQPILVGTTSVEKSEYLSQQLSKRGIQHEVLNAKQHDREAQIVAQAGRKGSVTVATNMAGRGTDIKLGGNPEDLAEAELRQRGLDPEEHIEEWAHALPDALKRAEQAVKAEKEEVEKIGGLYVLGTERHESRRIDNQLRGRSGRQGDPGESRFYLSLGDDLMRLFKAQMVERVMSMANVPDDVPIENKMVTRAIASAQSQVETQNFETRKNVLKYDEVLNRQREVIYGERRRVLEGEDLQEQIHHFMDDTIDAYVQAETAEGFPEDWDLDRLWGAFKQLYPVSVTVEELEEAAGDRAGLTAEYISESIKDDIRAQYEARESQLGSEIMRELERRVVLSVLDRKWREHLYEMDYLQEGIGLRAMAQKDPLVEYQREGFDMFQAMMDGIKEESVGYLFNLEVQVEQQVEEVPVEEAKPVADLEKQDAVPAQAGPRPEIRAKGLDAPQRRNLHFSAPTVDGEGGTIEGELATDEEPVRSEADGLTRAERRKQAKGGRRRKK